The proteins below are encoded in one region of Leptospira johnsonii:
- a CDS encoding sodium-translocating pyrophosphatase yields the protein MNSVTIILAFAFLAILTAVVYALKVTRIQIGTEGGKDNESKKLIEISSAISEGAMAFLVREYKTISLFIAFMAVLIFFLLDNPETPDFNDGLFTAIAFVAGALISCLSGFIGMKIATAGNVRTAQAAKTSMSKAFRVAFDSGAVMGFGLVGLAVLGMIGLFLLYTHLFQNVGTLYLMEALAGFGLGGSAVALFGRVGGGIYTKAADVGADLVGKVEKGIPEDDPRNPATIADNVGDNVGDVAGMGADLFGSCAEATCAALVIGATATALSGNTDALLYPLLISAFGIPASLLTSFIASVKEGGNVEKVLKIQLWVSTLLVGAVMYFVTDKYMVDSFEIAGKTIGKWNVYISLIVGLFSGMFIGLITEYYTSHSYKPVREVVEASKTGAATNIIYGLALGYQSSVVPVILLVITIVTANILAGMYGIAIAALGMISTIAIGLTIDAYGPVSDNAGGIAEMAELGKEVRNRTDTLDAAGNTTAAIGKGFAIGSAALTSLALFAAFITRTKTTGLDILNAEVFGGLLFGAMLPFVFTAMTMKSVGKAAVDMVEEVRKQFREIPGIMEGKAKPDYKRCVDISTTAALREMILPGLLVLLTPILVGYLFGIKSLAGVLAGALVAGVVLAISSANSGGGWDNAKKYIEKAAGGKGSDQHKAAVVGDTVGDPLKDTSGPSINILIKLMAITSLVFAEFFVQHGGLLLRVFQ from the coding sequence ATGAATTCGGTTACCATTATTCTGGCTTTTGCCTTCCTGGCTATTTTGACCGCCGTAGTATACGCACTGAAGGTCACCAGGATCCAAATCGGAACTGAGGGCGGAAAGGATAACGAATCCAAGAAATTGATCGAAATTTCTTCCGCAATCTCCGAAGGCGCTATGGCCTTTCTCGTGAGAGAATACAAGACCATTTCTCTCTTCATCGCCTTTATGGCAGTTCTGATCTTCTTCCTTTTGGACAATCCGGAGACCCCGGATTTTAACGACGGATTGTTTACTGCGATCGCTTTCGTAGCAGGGGCTTTGATTTCCTGCCTTTCCGGTTTTATCGGGATGAAGATCGCAACTGCAGGAAACGTTCGTACCGCTCAGGCTGCTAAAACTTCCATGTCCAAGGCTTTCAGAGTCGCTTTCGATTCAGGAGCGGTAATGGGATTTGGTCTGGTCGGACTTGCAGTTTTGGGTATGATCGGGCTTTTTCTTCTTTATACTCATTTATTCCAAAACGTAGGAACTCTCTACCTAATGGAAGCTCTGGCAGGTTTTGGTCTGGGTGGTTCTGCTGTGGCTCTTTTCGGAAGAGTGGGCGGGGGAATTTACACCAAGGCTGCCGACGTTGGGGCCGACTTGGTTGGTAAGGTAGAGAAGGGAATCCCTGAGGATGATCCTCGAAACCCTGCTACTATTGCAGATAACGTTGGAGATAACGTTGGTGACGTTGCCGGTATGGGTGCTGACCTTTTCGGTTCCTGTGCTGAAGCTACTTGCGCCGCTCTTGTGATCGGTGCGACTGCAACCGCTCTTTCCGGAAATACTGACGCTCTTTTATATCCACTTTTGATCTCCGCTTTCGGGATCCCTGCCTCTCTTTTGACTTCCTTCATCGCTTCCGTGAAAGAAGGAGGAAATGTGGAGAAGGTACTAAAGATCCAACTTTGGGTCTCTACGCTGCTCGTAGGCGCGGTTATGTATTTCGTAACTGATAAATACATGGTGGATTCTTTCGAGATCGCTGGCAAAACGATCGGCAAATGGAATGTTTACATTTCCTTGATTGTTGGTCTATTCTCCGGAATGTTCATCGGTCTTATCACAGAATACTATACTTCTCATTCTTATAAACCTGTAAGAGAAGTGGTCGAAGCTTCCAAAACTGGAGCTGCTACGAACATTATCTACGGACTCGCATTAGGTTACCAAAGTTCTGTGGTTCCGGTCATCCTACTCGTGATTACTATCGTTACTGCGAATATTTTGGCGGGAATGTATGGGATTGCAATCGCTGCTCTTGGAATGATCTCCACGATCGCGATCGGTTTGACCATCGACGCTTACGGTCCGGTTTCGGATAACGCAGGTGGGATCGCTGAGATGGCGGAACTCGGAAAAGAAGTTCGTAATCGTACAGATACTTTAGATGCGGCCGGTAATACTACTGCCGCTATCGGAAAAGGTTTTGCGATCGGTTCTGCCGCTTTAACTTCCTTGGCGCTGTTTGCCGCATTCATCACCAGAACTAAAACTACCGGTCTGGACATCCTGAACGCAGAAGTTTTCGGTGGATTACTTTTCGGAGCAATGCTTCCGTTCGTCTTTACTGCTATGACCATGAAATCAGTAGGTAAAGCTGCTGTTGACATGGTGGAAGAAGTTAGAAAACAATTCCGCGAGATCCCAGGGATCATGGAAGGAAAAGCGAAGCCAGATTATAAAAGATGTGTGGATATTTCCACCACTGCAGCTTTAAGAGAAATGATCCTTCCTGGACTTTTAGTTCTTTTAACTCCGATCTTAGTAGGTTACTTATTCGGAATTAAATCTTTAGCAGGTGTTTTAGCTGGAGCATTGGTAGCAGGTGTGGTTCTTGCAATCTCTTCTGCAAACTCCGGTGGTGGCTGGGACAACGCTAAAAAATATATCGAAAAAGCAGCCGGTGGAAAAGGTTCCGACCAACACAAGGCAGCAGTTGTGGGAGATACCGTGGGAGATCCTTTAAAAGATACTTCCGGTCCTTCTATCAATATTTTGATCAAGTTGATGGCGATTACTAGTTTAGTGTTTGCAGAATTCTTCGTACAACATGGCGGTTTATTGCTTCGCGTGTTCCAATAA
- a CDS encoding TonB family protein: protein MKREVSQKDKLVFWGINFLSWTSPISMIGFGIFFPLGVIFLFPKEDRVLRPAFHSVFLQVVLGLFLFSLELLFLIFPKAEEIFSAFILLNSEDPSAFGFTVLTLMFFLGLAVFFLQAKHVRERLKPEDPKPLILNPVLVFLTVFCLILFTHYLTYSDTFRAKMATFAVFSESVWIFFFTAIGLAELLSGKRPFFLFRRPWAWFVRQTKDSHASEEGDLSSSARKRKNAKVRDIILAGWGHIYTGRLWRGFPILFVYLLGLLLFATFFFSWWEPALGIRFLASLGLKPGISDKKFFEVASSIWVWSAILTTLILINVFSGWLLRRTFHSKTPLLGLSPGFENNLGLSVLVHLIVICLILLMPTTIAFQKESKSRPTDHYTPENHAEFYFIDPNLPDEVKGLNGGVITGTDTPNSTQGEKIPEEKPSDEGRVKGEVKKIKGKKLPPTYSNYISAKMRTFESFMDYWRSAPRNYSCVVAYTITPDGEVVDVELVQSSTYPDQDQRTLELIENLSPMMPPPGTKGYIRVTELFWNGPLDAKAMPTPLQQELVNMFDGRYMEEL, encoded by the coding sequence ATGAAAAGAGAAGTTTCGCAGAAGGATAAACTCGTCTTTTGGGGGATCAATTTTCTCTCTTGGACCTCTCCTATTTCTATGATAGGTTTCGGGATTTTTTTTCCTCTGGGAGTTATCTTCCTATTTCCGAAAGAAGACCGGGTCCTCAGGCCTGCATTCCATTCCGTTTTTCTGCAAGTGGTCCTCGGGCTGTTTTTATTTTCTCTAGAACTTCTATTCTTAATTTTTCCAAAAGCGGAAGAGATTTTTTCAGCGTTCATTCTACTTAATTCTGAAGATCCAAGCGCATTCGGTTTTACTGTTCTAACGCTCATGTTCTTCTTGGGTCTGGCTGTCTTTTTTCTACAGGCAAAACATGTTAGAGAAAGATTAAAACCGGAAGATCCAAAACCTCTCATCTTAAATCCTGTCCTGGTCTTTTTGACAGTATTCTGCTTAATACTATTCACTCATTATCTAACGTACTCAGATACATTCCGAGCTAAGATGGCAACGTTCGCAGTCTTCTCCGAAAGTGTTTGGATCTTCTTTTTTACTGCGATCGGGCTTGCAGAACTTCTTTCCGGCAAAAGACCGTTCTTCTTATTTCGTAGACCTTGGGCTTGGTTTGTAAGACAGACCAAAGATTCTCACGCATCGGAAGAAGGAGATCTATCTTCTTCTGCCAGAAAACGTAAGAACGCGAAAGTAAGAGATATCATCTTAGCAGGTTGGGGGCATATCTACACTGGCCGTTTGTGGAGGGGATTTCCGATCCTGTTTGTATATCTGCTCGGACTATTATTATTTGCCACATTCTTCTTTTCTTGGTGGGAGCCCGCATTGGGGATCCGCTTTTTGGCAAGCTTAGGATTAAAGCCTGGAATCTCCGACAAAAAGTTTTTTGAAGTGGCCTCTTCTATTTGGGTCTGGTCGGCGATCTTAACTACATTAATTTTGATTAATGTGTTTTCCGGATGGTTGCTTCGTAGAACTTTTCATTCAAAAACTCCGCTATTGGGTCTCAGCCCTGGCTTCGAGAACAATCTTGGATTGAGCGTTTTGGTTCACTTGATAGTGATCTGTCTCATTCTACTCATGCCAACCACGATCGCTTTCCAAAAAGAGAGCAAATCTAGACCTACGGATCATTATACACCTGAGAATCATGCTGAATTTTATTTTATAGATCCGAATCTTCCGGACGAGGTGAAAGGACTGAACGGTGGTGTTATCACCGGAACGGATACACCTAATAGTACTCAAGGTGAAAAAATCCCTGAGGAAAAACCTTCGGACGAGGGAAGGGTAAAGGGAGAAGTCAAAAAAATCAAAGGTAAAAAACTTCCTCCTACTTATTCCAATTATATCTCCGCTAAAATGAGAACCTTCGAATCCTTTATGGATTATTGGAGAAGCGCTCCTCGAAATTATTCCTGCGTTGTAGCTTATACAATTACTCCGGACGGAGAAGTTGTGGATGTGGAACTTGTGCAAAGTTCCACTTATCCGGATCAGGACCAGAGAACTCTAGAGCTAATCGAGAATTTATCTCCAATGATGCCTCCTCCTGGGACCAAAGGGTATATTCGAGTCACGGAACTTTTCTGGAACGGGCCATTGGATGCTAAGGCGATGCCAACTCCTTTACAACAAGAACTTGTGAATATGTTCGACGGCCGTTATATGGAGGAATTATGA
- a CDS encoding glycine--tRNA ligase: MEKKETLDSSLKDIVSVCKRRGFVYPGSEIYGGLSNTFDYGPYGAELLHNLKRLWWKHFVHLREDVVGLDSSILLNPKVWEASGHVSNFNDPLIDCKNCKTRIRADKFLEDQKGEGAATGLTLEKMNEVIKAGNFACPNCGNRGTFTEARDFNLMFKTSHGASAEDSQDIYLRPETAQGIFINFKNVISTTRNKIPFGIAQIGKSFRNEIMARQFVFRTREFEQMEMEFFCEPGTQKEWFTHWVNYCLTFLTDHVGLKKENLKIREHEKEELSFYSEATSDIEYKYGFGWGELWGIASRTDYDLSQHEKFSGEDLKYQDQAANKKYVPYVVEPALGLNRLFLAVVSDAYAEEKLPDGETRTVLRFAPQVAPVKIGIFPLMKKDGLPELAKSIYTNLSSLGNLEYDEGGAIGKRYRRQDEIGTPYCITVDYDSLKDNSVTVRERDSMSQERISIDSLKSYFADKIL; the protein is encoded by the coding sequence ATGGAGAAAAAAGAAACCCTAGATTCCTCTCTCAAGGATATTGTATCCGTTTGTAAAAGAAGAGGATTTGTTTATCCCGGATCCGAAATTTACGGAGGACTTTCCAATACCTTCGACTATGGCCCTTACGGAGCCGAACTTCTCCATAACTTAAAAAGACTCTGGTGGAAACATTTTGTCCACTTGAGAGAAGACGTAGTCGGACTGGATTCTTCTATCCTTCTCAATCCAAAAGTATGGGAAGCATCCGGACACGTTTCGAATTTTAACGATCCACTTATCGATTGTAAAAATTGTAAGACCAGGATCAGAGCGGACAAATTTTTGGAAGACCAAAAAGGAGAAGGTGCCGCCACCGGGTTAACCCTGGAAAAAATGAACGAAGTCATCAAGGCGGGAAATTTTGCCTGTCCAAACTGCGGGAACAGAGGAACATTCACGGAAGCAAGGGACTTCAACCTGATGTTCAAAACTTCTCATGGAGCTTCCGCAGAAGATTCACAGGATATTTATCTTCGTCCGGAAACTGCCCAAGGTATTTTTATCAATTTTAAGAACGTTATCTCCACGACTAGAAACAAGATCCCATTCGGTATCGCCCAGATCGGTAAATCATTCCGTAATGAGATCATGGCCAGACAGTTCGTATTCCGCACTCGTGAATTCGAACAAATGGAGATGGAATTCTTCTGCGAGCCTGGAACCCAAAAAGAATGGTTCACTCATTGGGTAAACTATTGCCTTACCTTCTTAACCGATCATGTGGGTCTAAAAAAAGAAAATCTAAAGATCAGAGAACATGAAAAGGAAGAACTTTCCTTCTATAGCGAAGCTACTTCCGATATCGAATACAAATATGGATTCGGATGGGGAGAACTTTGGGGGATCGCTTCCAGAACTGACTACGATCTTTCTCAACATGAAAAATTCTCCGGAGAAGATCTGAAATACCAAGACCAGGCAGCTAATAAAAAGTATGTACCTTACGTGGTAGAGCCTGCACTCGGCTTAAATCGTTTGTTCTTAGCTGTTGTTTCAGACGCTTACGCAGAAGAAAAACTACCTGATGGAGAAACAAGAACGGTTCTTCGTTTCGCTCCTCAGGTAGCTCCTGTGAAGATCGGAATTTTTCCTCTTATGAAAAAAGACGGTCTTCCTGAACTTGCAAAATCCATCTATACAAACCTATCTTCTTTAGGGAATTTAGAATACGATGAAGGCGGCGCTATCGGAAAAAGATACCGCAGACAGGATGAGATCGGAACTCCATATTGTATCACAGTAGATTACGATTCTTTAAAGGACAATTCCGTTACAGTGAGAGAAAGGGACAGCATGTCCCAAGAAAGGATCTCTATAGATTCTTTGAAATCTTACTTTGCGGACAAGATACTTTAA
- a CDS encoding LIC12231 family lipoprotein, with protein MRVFIFIPAIFFTFSNCIIGYTDFPKKENPSNGMIYFSIENPKDWNPHERRKEFLKRGWKELESDRKDKNRIHFLISRFPGLSRSESEVRKALTEKGWKEIENYPPEKGYYIDMKSSQKDPSLTAMIFLYLSYATFTILPSYSGKDGANITFTVYKDNVAKKTFEYEITRKAFVWILTLPVLWLNYSYPSETEAYQAVIDQFESDLYSYKP; from the coding sequence ATGAGAGTTTTTATTTTTATTCCTGCCATCTTTTTCACCTTCTCGAATTGTATCATTGGCTACACAGATTTTCCTAAAAAGGAAAATCCTTCCAACGGAATGATCTATTTCAGTATAGAAAATCCTAAGGATTGGAATCCTCATGAAAGAAGAAAAGAATTCTTAAAAAGAGGCTGGAAGGAATTAGAATCGGATCGAAAAGACAAAAACCGCATCCATTTTTTGATCAGCAGATTTCCGGGTTTAAGCAGAAGCGAATCCGAGGTCAGAAAAGCTCTAACCGAAAAAGGTTGGAAAGAGATAGAAAATTATCCGCCTGAAAAAGGATATTATATAGATATGAAGTCTTCACAAAAAGATCCATCTCTGACTGCGATGATCTTTTTGTATTTATCCTATGCAACTTTCACCATTCTTCCATCCTATAGCGGAAAAGACGGAGCAAACATTACATTTACTGTATATAAGGACAATGTGGCAAAAAAAACATTCGAATACGAAATTACCCGAAAAGCATTCGTTTGGATACTTACATTGCCGGTTCTCTGGTTAAACTATTCCTATCCTTCCGAAACGGAAGCCTACCAGGCAGTGATAGATCAGTTCGAATCCGATCTATATTCTTACAAACCGTAA
- a CDS encoding 50S ribosomal protein L11 methyltransferase — protein sequence MKYKEIRVSIPKDFAEEFSAYLDEWQVAGYYEILFDREEPRKPEEEIISDNTPIRVYLAEEDVQSEAKIWIYLQTVAPEDSFAESRWIETKEYEEAYKEFYKPFSVGVFWVVPTWEKEDWENNKRSEEKGSVPVYINPGLAFGTGHHETTRLVLSRLGSIDLKGKTVADIGAGSGILSVAVARLEASKIIAVDIDPNAVRSSAFNRDENGISDQVLVVEEGGFDHPKIRSEKFDLCVANITFAVLKANMEKIASLHTDHFLFSGVITERKDEFLELLASQVGGKSVYETSWNGWELIEWTRKVL from the coding sequence TTGAAATACAAAGAAATTAGAGTTTCCATTCCGAAAGATTTTGCGGAAGAGTTTTCCGCGTACTTGGACGAATGGCAAGTAGCAGGATATTACGAGATCCTATTCGATAGAGAAGAACCCAGAAAACCTGAAGAAGAGATTATCTCTGACAATACTCCGATAAGAGTGTATTTGGCAGAAGAAGACGTTCAGTCCGAGGCCAAAATTTGGATCTATTTACAAACTGTTGCTCCAGAAGATTCCTTTGCGGAATCTAGATGGATAGAAACGAAAGAATACGAAGAAGCTTATAAAGAATTTTATAAACCGTTTTCTGTGGGAGTTTTCTGGGTGGTGCCCACTTGGGAAAAAGAAGATTGGGAAAATAATAAGAGGTCGGAAGAGAAGGGTTCTGTTCCGGTTTATATTAATCCAGGACTTGCTTTTGGAACGGGACATCATGAAACCACTCGTTTGGTTTTATCCAGGCTCGGTTCTATAGATCTTAAAGGGAAAACGGTCGCAGATATTGGTGCGGGTTCTGGGATCTTGTCCGTGGCAGTCGCAAGATTAGAAGCATCTAAAATTATCGCAGTGGATATAGATCCGAATGCAGTACGTTCTTCCGCATTCAATCGAGACGAGAATGGTATCTCGGACCAAGTTTTAGTTGTGGAAGAAGGTGGATTTGATCATCCTAAGATCCGTTCCGAAAAATTCGATCTATGCGTGGCGAATATCACATTCGCTGTTTTAAAGGCAAATATGGAAAAGATTGCAAGTCTTCATACGGATCATTTTTTATTTAGCGGTGTTATCACTGAAAGGAAAGACGAATTCCTGGAGTTATTAGCTTCCCAAGTAGGAGGTAAATCCGTATATGAAACCTCCTGGAACGGATGGGAACTGATAGAATGGACTCGCAAAGTCCTATAA
- a CDS encoding TRL domain-containing protein has protein sequence MRKIMLLAAALVLVSVTNCLPIVYGSLYTNVTDNATIFNRDNSQKDGIGEKSGEACASSILALIATGDAGIKAAAKKGGIKVVKSIDFNRSNVLGSVYVSNCTIAYGD, from the coding sequence ATGAGAAAAATCATGTTATTAGCTGCCGCGTTAGTATTGGTTTCCGTAACCAATTGCCTTCCAATCGTTTACGGATCTCTTTATACAAACGTGACCGACAACGCAACCATCTTCAACAGAGACAACTCTCAAAAAGATGGAATCGGTGAAAAATCAGGAGAAGCATGTGCATCTTCTATTTTAGCGCTGATCGCTACCGGTGATGCTGGTATTAAAGCTGCTGCTAAAAAAGGCGGGATCAAAGTGGTTAAATCCATCGATTTCAACAGATCCAACGTTCTTGGATCCGTTTACGTTTCCAACTGTACGATAGCTTACGGAGATTGA
- a CDS encoding GNAT family N-acetyltransferase, which yields MPEKLLEIRPILPQNREAAIELVNQFFRMVNKLPLDGIFKIRPRAAAKMVDIYLKLRATDKVLFIGGFIKEELVSLLIARVEEKPYLIEEMNLFIDLAITKQGKRKSGYMKPLVQETFRYAKEKGIQAIELRAISENKLAVEFWKKMGFDPFYVRFRKSL from the coding sequence ATGCCTGAGAAACTTTTGGAGATAAGACCGATCCTCCCCCAAAATAGGGAGGCTGCCATTGAATTGGTAAATCAATTTTTTAGAATGGTGAATAAACTTCCCTTAGATGGAATATTCAAGATCCGTCCTAGGGCCGCCGCCAAAATGGTGGATATCTACTTAAAACTCAGGGCTACAGACAAAGTTTTATTTATCGGTGGATTCATAAAAGAAGAACTTGTCTCTCTCTTAATCGCAAGAGTGGAAGAAAAACCGTATCTCATTGAGGAGATGAACTTATTCATAGACCTGGCAATTACCAAACAAGGCAAAAGAAAGTCAGGTTATATGAAACCTCTCGTCCAAGAAACGTTCCGTTATGCAAAAGAAAAAGGGATCCAGGCGATCGAATTAAGAGCGATTTCCGAGAATAAGCTGGCAGTAGAATTCTGGAAGAAGATGGGATTTGATCCGTTCTATGTAAGATTTAGGAAATCCTTGTAG
- a CDS encoding DUF3015 family protein, protein MKRILAVSLFLALVASPLYVASAKHGAAGCGLGSIVITENKKVHQVIAATVNGTLGNQTFGISTGTLGCETSGFTQKQAEQQIFVHMNFQSLEQEFAKGSGEKMEAFASLMGCSDMGTFGKVGKEKFSALFDQNTPDSFLEKMRFEVANNSALVGSCKI, encoded by the coding sequence ATGAAAAGAATATTAGCAGTATCTCTATTTCTCGCTTTAGTAGCTTCTCCACTTTACGTAGCTTCCGCTAAACACGGCGCTGCTGGATGTGGTCTTGGTTCGATCGTGATCACCGAGAACAAAAAAGTTCATCAAGTGATCGCAGCTACCGTAAACGGAACTCTTGGAAACCAAACTTTCGGGATTTCCACAGGAACTTTGGGATGTGAGACCAGTGGCTTTACTCAAAAGCAAGCGGAACAGCAGATCTTTGTTCATATGAACTTCCAATCTTTGGAGCAAGAATTTGCTAAAGGTTCAGGAGAAAAAATGGAAGCTTTCGCTTCTTTGATGGGTTGTTCCGATATGGGAACTTTCGGAAAAGTAGGAAAAGAAAAATTCTCCGCACTTTTCGACCAAAACACTCCGGATTCCTTTTTGGAAAAAATGAGATTCGAAGTAGCAAACAACTCCGCTCTAGTCGGAAGTTGCAAAATCTGA
- a CDS encoding PrsW family glutamic-type intramembrane protease, protein MSLEVILLAIGSILPWGFYLIYTQPNSGREKRFFFIIFFALLLGWISTELVLRASAWIWPETEIKAKVAKSILSQTAFLAFVKAGMMEELCKSVLIVSLSLILAYDWKKKEFLPETFLVGGFIALGFAGIENYHYILTAKEDDRIHTFILRTLKSSNAHLLINLCFALCLIKSNKRQFPDKYWYILSGFLLAVVQHGLFDFFVIPVGRFGHWAATALFVGIWVWIVKDRRLYMKVEEIQKERPPREEIPQSVPEIIR, encoded by the coding sequence ATGAGTTTAGAAGTAATTCTTCTTGCGATCGGAAGTATTTTACCTTGGGGATTTTATCTCATCTACACCCAGCCCAACTCCGGGAGAGAAAAACGTTTCTTTTTTATAATATTCTTTGCGTTACTTTTAGGTTGGATCTCGACAGAGTTAGTGCTTCGCGCAAGCGCTTGGATCTGGCCTGAAACTGAGATCAAGGCGAAGGTAGCAAAATCAATTCTTTCTCAGACAGCATTTCTCGCATTTGTGAAAGCTGGAATGATGGAAGAATTATGTAAATCCGTCCTGATCGTATCCTTATCCCTTATCTTGGCTTACGATTGGAAGAAAAAGGAATTCCTTCCGGAAACATTTTTAGTGGGTGGATTTATCGCATTAGGTTTTGCCGGAATAGAAAATTATCATTATATTCTCACCGCAAAAGAAGACGATAGGATCCATACTTTTATTCTAAGAACATTAAAATCTTCGAATGCACATTTGCTCATCAATCTTTGTTTTGCACTTTGCCTGATCAAAAGTAATAAAAGACAATTCCCTGACAAGTATTGGTATATTCTTTCCGGATTCTTGCTCGCAGTGGTCCAGCATGGACTATTCGACTTTTTTGTGATCCCTGTGGGAAGATTCGGACATTGGGCGGCTACAGCGCTATTCGTTGGGATCTGGGTTTGGATCGTGAAAGATAGAAGATTGTATATGAAAGTAGAAGAAATACAAAAAGAACGACCTCCCAGGGAAGAAATTCCTCAATCGGTTCCAGAGATAATCCGTTGA
- a CDS encoding adenosine kinase: MRHYDVFGIGNALVDILIPTEDSFLQKMGWNKGIMTLVDAEVQGGVLTALDGHKKELRSGGSAANTMIALANSGGTGTYTGKVSEDTYGEFYKLDMEKAGILFEVPPSKDGHTGTCVILTTPDAERTMLTHLGISSTLTKQDLDLERLKVSSYSYLEGYLWDGPSTKEACLLAMEESKKAGVKVAFTFSDPFCVNRSREDFLKLTKEYCDLVFCNAEEAKALAVTESKEDALKFISSLCKNVMMTDGSNGAFVSVNGTISHIGGFPAQHLLDTTGAGDCFAAGVLYGLTHGFSPENAARWGNYVASRIVQEIGPRLSVRLMGRQEEILGKV, encoded by the coding sequence ATGAGACATTACGACGTATTCGGAATAGGGAACGCGCTTGTGGATATTCTGATCCCTACCGAAGATTCTTTTTTACAAAAAATGGGTTGGAACAAGGGAATCATGACCTTGGTGGACGCAGAAGTGCAGGGTGGGGTCCTTACCGCCTTGGACGGACATAAAAAGGAATTAAGATCAGGTGGAAGTGCTGCAAATACGATGATTGCACTCGCAAATTCAGGCGGCACAGGGACTTATACAGGAAAAGTAAGCGAGGACACTTACGGAGAATTTTACAAACTGGATATGGAAAAGGCTGGGATCTTATTTGAAGTTCCTCCTTCCAAAGATGGACATACCGGAACCTGTGTGATACTTACAACTCCCGATGCGGAAAGGACCATGCTCACTCACTTGGGAATTTCTTCCACATTGACCAAGCAGGATTTGGACTTGGAAAGACTAAAAGTTTCTTCTTATAGTTATTTAGAAGGGTATCTTTGGGATGGACCTTCTACCAAAGAGGCCTGTCTTCTTGCCATGGAAGAATCCAAAAAAGCAGGAGTAAAAGTCGCATTTACTTTCAGCGATCCATTCTGCGTAAACCGTTCTAGAGAAGATTTTTTAAAACTTACTAAAGAGTATTGTGATTTAGTTTTTTGTAATGCAGAAGAGGCGAAAGCCTTGGCAGTCACCGAATCCAAAGAGGATGCCCTAAAATTTATATCTTCACTTTGTAAGAATGTGATGATGACCGACGGCTCTAACGGAGCGTTCGTTTCGGTAAACGGAACTATCAGTCACATAGGAGGATTCCCGGCTCAGCATTTATTGGATACTACAGGAGCAGGGGATTGTTTTGCTGCAGGAGTGCTGTATGGACTCACTCACGGATTTTCTCCTGAGAATGCAGCAAGATGGGGGAACTACGTCGCCTCCAGGATCGTTCAAGAGATAGGACCTAGACTTTCTGTCAGACTTATGGGAAGACAGGAAGAAATACTCGGAAAAGTTTAA
- a CDS encoding DUF3015 family protein, which translates to MKKELLSIGLVGLLCLSSGISVSAADYGVAGCGFGSLVFKENKGGQQVLAATTNATSGSQTFGITTGTLGCATDGLVQKEKVQEVFVSLNFNSLEAEMAQGKGEKLEALSGLLGCSTNGTAQLGEYTKSNFDVLYTQETTPSSLLSAVKDGIRKDAVLSKSCKI; encoded by the coding sequence ATGAAAAAAGAACTTCTATCGATAGGATTAGTCGGATTACTCTGCTTGTCCTCGGGAATTTCAGTCTCCGCCGCAGACTATGGCGTGGCCGGTTGCGGATTCGGGTCTCTGGTTTTTAAAGAAAACAAAGGTGGTCAGCAAGTTTTAGCAGCTACCACAAACGCCACTTCGGGCAGCCAAACTTTTGGGATCACTACCGGAACTTTAGGATGTGCTACCGACGGACTGGTTCAAAAAGAAAAAGTTCAGGAAGTATTTGTTTCCCTCAATTTCAATTCTTTGGAAGCTGAAATGGCACAAGGAAAAGGAGAAAAATTAGAAGCACTCTCAGGACTTCTAGGCTGTTCCACAAATGGAACTGCACAATTGGGAGAATACACTAAATCGAATTTTGACGTATTGTATACCCAAGAAACCACTCCTTCCTCTTTACTCAGCGCGGTAAAAGACGGGATCAGAAAAGACGCAGTGCTCTCAAAGAGCTGCAAAATTTAA